From a single Mangifera indica cultivar Alphonso chromosome 19, CATAS_Mindica_2.1, whole genome shotgun sequence genomic region:
- the LOC123202876 gene encoding amino acid permease 3-like, with product MGDKTANQNQVSIDLDRQGRSNSSYDDGPLKPTGTAVWAASAHIITALIGSGVLSLGWATAQLGWIFGPIVMLFFSLVTCYTFTLFAYAVCRHSGKPATWERNYTYMDIFQSELDGIRFEISRVVYYTSLFGVASGYTTESSASLNAIQWSKWFHSGGDNGGEYHMNRNLCVVIFGVIQIFFAQIYEFGKLRWVTVMVTAVTSLTYSMIGLGLSVAKVAVTGKFMGSPTGISIGTVTETQKIWRVFHAIGVIAYAYSYYIILIEVHDTIKSPSLEAKTMKKASVISVGLTTLIYMLCGCFGYAAFGDLLPENLLTGLGFDQPFWLLEIAKVAIVIHLIGAYQIYCQPLFTFIEKEASNRFPSNMLITKEIQILIPGFRRYKLNLSRLVWRTIFVTITSVISMLLPFFNNGVGLLGALGFWPFTVYFPVEMYIREKKIQKWSTNWICLQILSFACFIISIAAGMGSIAGFVLDLQTFKPFKFAT from the exons ATGGGTGACAAAACTGCTAATCAGAACCAAGTGTCCATTGACTTGGATCGTCAAGGCCGCTCCAATTCCTCCTATGATGATGGTCCTCTCAAGCCAACTG GAACTGCTGTGTGGGCTGCGAGTGCTCACATAATAACGGCTCTTATAGGATCTGGAGTTTTGTCATTGGGTTGGGCCACAGCTCAGCTTGGATGGATCTTTGGACCAATTGTCATgctctttttctctcttgtcACTTGCTACACTTTTACTCTTTTCGCTTATGCGGTTTGTCGCCATTCTGGGAAACCTGCCACCTGGGAAAGAAACTACACTTACATGGACATTTTCCAATCGGAGCTTG ATGGGATTCGGTTCGAGATAAGTAGAGTTGTTTATTACACAAGCCTTTTTGGAGTTGCCAGTGGCTACACTACAGAATCATCTGCAAGCTTAAA TGCTATCCAATGGTCAAAGTGGTTTCACAGTGGTGGTGACAACGGCGGTGAATACCACATGAATCGCAACCTATGTGTGGTTATTTTTGGtgtaatacaaatttttttcgctcaaatttatgaatttgGAAAGTTAAGGTGGGTCACAGTAATGGTAACCGCGGTCACATCCCTTACTTACTCAATGATTGGTCTTGGTCTCAGTGTTGCTAAAGTTGCAG TAACTGGGAAATTCATGGGAAGTCCAACTGGTATAAGCATTGGCACTGTTACTGAGACCCAAAAGATATGGAGGGTCTTCCATGCAATTGGAGTTATCGCATATGCTTATTCTTACTACATCATCTTAATTGAAGtacat GACACGATCAAGTCTCCAAGCTTAGAAGCCAAGACAATGAAGAAGGCATCAGTAATAAGTGTTGGATTAACAACATTAATCTACATGCTCTGTGGCTGCTTTGGTTACGCTGCTTTTGGAGACTTATTGCCTGAAAATCTCCTCACTGGTTTAGGATTTGATCAACCATTTTGGCTTCTAGAGATCGCCAAAGTAGCCATAGTTATTCACCTCATTGGAGCATACCAAATTTACTGCCAACCCCTCTTCACATTCATTGAAAAAGAAGCTTCTAATAGATTCCCGTCTAATATGCTTATCACCAAAGAGATTCAAATCCTAATACCTGGATTTAGGAGATACAAACTAAATTTGTCTCGCTTGGTTTGGAGGACAATTTTCGTGACTATAACCAGTGTGATTTCAATGCTCCTTCCGTTCTTCAACAATGGTGTTGGTCTCCTTGGGGCCTTAGGGTTTTGGCCATTCACAGTCTACTTTCCTGTTGAGATGTAcataagggaaaagaaaatacagAAATGGAGTACAAATTGGATTTGCCTCCAAATCCTAAGTTTTGCCTGCTTCATTATTAGCATTGCTGCTGGCATGGGCTCTATTGCAGGATTTGTTCTTGACCTCCAGACTTTTAAGCCTTTCAAGTTTGCTACCTGA